The following is a genomic window from Candidatus Binatota bacterium.
AAGATCGTGGCCGAGAAATACACAACCCGAAGGTTGATACGGGTCGCAGCCCAGATCAGCGAAGACGGCTACTCTGATCAAGGAGATACCGCCAACTTTCTCGACCAGGCCGAGCAATCAATATTCGAAGTCTCCAGTGCCGGGTTCAAATCTATTCCTGAACGCATTGACACCCTGCTGGCTGACGCGGTCGAGCGGGTCGACATGTTGCAGAATCGTGACGACGACGTGACAGGTGTTGGCAGCGGGTTTGCAGAACTCGATCGCCTGACAGCAGGATTCCAGCCTTCTGACCTGATTATCATCGCCGGCCGCCCCAGCATGGGAAAGACTGCATTCTGTCTCAACATTGCCGAGTACGCCGCCCTGGAGCGACAGACTGGCGTGGTTGTTTTCTCCATGGAGATGTCAAAGGAACAGATCGCCATGCGCATGTTGTGCTCGGCGGCAGAAATTGACCTGGGCGCCGCGCGTACCGGGCGGCTGAAGGATAGTGACTTCAAGAAGGTGGCCCTGGCGGCGGGTCGGCTCGGGACTGCCCCGATTTACATCGACGATACCGCGGGCATGACCGTTACCGAGCTGCGTGCGAAGGCCCGGCGCCTGGCGCGGACGCCGGAGTTGAATCTCGGGCTCGTCATTGTTGACTACTTGCAGCTCATGCACGGGGTAGGTGGAGAGGACAGCCGGGAGCAGGAAATATCGGCGATATCCCGGGCACTGAAGGGACTCGCAAAGGAGCTTTCCCTACCGGTCATAGCGCTTTCACAACTCAACCGGCAGGTAGAAACCAGGCAGGACAAGCGTCCGTTGATGGCCGACCTCAGGGAATCGGGAGCTATCGAGCAGGACGCCGACGTGATCGGTTTCATCTACCGGGACGAGCAGTATCACCCTGATTCGCCGGACGTGGGTACCGCCGAAGTGATAATCGGTAAACAGAGAAACGGCCCCACCGGAGTAGTGAGGGTGGCGTTCAGGAAGGAGTGCGCCCGCTTCAGTAACCTGTCGCGCAGAGATGCTCCGGCTGGTTACTACACCGAGGATGCTCAATACCCGCAATAGTAAGCCGCTTCCAGGCTACCTTCTCAGGAGGAAAGCTCAGCGAGCCACCGCCTGGCGAGCTGGCCAGGGGCACGAGCTTGTTCGAGCTCGCTGATGACCGCTGACGCTACGGCTCCGGCCGAGCGTATCGAGGGTGCGAGTTCCAGGGTGATACCGCCGATGGCGACGACCGGCAATGGA
Proteins encoded in this region:
- the dnaB gene encoding replicative DNA helicase, which encodes MSRNEQPFLRVPPHSLEAEESVVGGILIDNEAFDRVADVITHEDFYVERLALIYSAMVHLSHEGRPMDMVTVSDVLKQRGSLIKVGGVAYLAELTEKVPSAANVEYYGKIVAEKYTTRRLIRVAAQISEDGYSDQGDTANFLDQAEQSIFEVSSAGFKSIPERIDTLLADAVERVDMLQNRDDDVTGVGSGFAELDRLTAGFQPSDLIIIAGRPSMGKTAFCLNIAEYAALERQTGVVVFSMEMSKEQIAMRMLCSAAEIDLGAARTGRLKDSDFKKVALAAGRLGTAPIYIDDTAGMTVTELRAKARRLARTPELNLGLVIVDYLQLMHGVGGEDSREQEISAISRALKGLAKELSLPVIALSQLNRQVETRQDKRPLMADLRESGAIEQDADVIGFIYRDEQYHPDSPDVGTAEVIIGKQRNGPTGVVRVAFRKECARFSNLSRRDAPAGYYTEDAQYPQ